In Myxocyprinus asiaticus isolate MX2 ecotype Aquarium Trade chromosome 3, UBuf_Myxa_2, whole genome shotgun sequence, the following proteins share a genomic window:
- the LOC127422464 gene encoding heterogeneous nuclear ribonucleoprotein K isoform X5, translated as MDTEIEQQEEETTFSNTDTNGKRPAEDMDEEQAFKRSRNTDELVELRVLLQSKNAGAVIGKGGKNIKALRTDYNASVSVPDSSGPERILSVSADIETIGEILLKIIPTLEEYQHYSGTDFDCELRLLIHQSLAGGIIGVKGAKIKELRESTQTTIKLFQECCPHSTDRVVLVGGKPERVVECIKVILELIAEAPIKGRAQPYDPNFYDETYDYGGFTMMYEERSRRPMGGFPIRGRGGFDRMPPARGGRPMPSSRRDHDDMSPRRGPPPPPPGRGGRGGSRARNLPLPPPLPPRGGDRRGRPGDRYESMSGGGYDNNSSWEPFQSGGRGSYSDIGGPVITTQVTIPKDLAGSIIGKGGQRIKQIRHESGASIKIDEPLEGSEDRIITITGTQDQIQNAQYLLQNSVKQYSGRFF; from the exons GCAAGCGCCCCGCTGAGGACATGGATGAGGAGCAGGCATTCAAACGCTCTCGCAACACGGATGAATTGGTGGAACTCAGGGTCCTTCTCCAGAGCAAA AATGCGGGGGCTGTGATTGGAAAGGGGGGCAAGAACATTAAAGCCTTGCGCACGGAT TACAATGCCAGTGTATCAGTCCCAGACAGCAGTGGCCCAGAGCG TATCCTGAGTGTGAGTGCAGATATCGAGACCATTGGTGAGATTCTGCTGAAGATCATCCCTACTCTGGAGGAG TATCAACACTACAGTGGGACCGACTTTGACTGTGAGCTGCGTCTGCTGATTCATCAGAGTTTGGCTGGAGGCATTATTGGAGTCAAAGGTGCCAAGATCAAGGAACTGAGGGAG AGCACCCAGACAACCATCAAGCTCTTCCAGGAGTGCTGTCCCCATTCTACTGACCGTGTGGTGTTAGTCGGGGGTAAACCTGAGCGTGTTGTTGAATGCATCAAGGTCATTCTGGAGCTGATTGCAGAG GCACCCATCAAAGGTCGAGCCCAGCCCTATGACCCAAACTTTTACGATGAAACCTATGACTATGGTGGCTTTACCATGATGTATGAGGAGAGAAGTCGACGGCCTATGGGAGGGTTCCCGATCCGAGGCCGGGGAGGGTTTGATCGCATGCCTCCAGCACGTGGTGGTCGTCCCATGCCCTCTTCCAGACGGGACCATGATGACATGAGCCCCCGCCGTGGACCGCCTCCACCCCCGCCAGGGAGAGGAGGACGTGGGGGTAGTAGGGCCCGAAATCTGCCTCTGCCCCCACCACTACCACCAAGAGGAGG TGACCGAAGAGGGCGACCTGGGGACCGTTACGAGAGCATG AGTGGAGGTGGATATG ACAATAATTCTTCTTGGGAGCCTTTCCAGTCTG GTGGTCGAGGTTCTTACAGTGACATTGGAGGGCCGGTTATTACAACACAAGTGACCATCCCCAAAGAT CTGGCCGGCTCCATCATTGGGAAAGGCGGGCAGAGGATCAAACAGATCCGTCATGAGTCAGGAGCATCTATCAAAATCGACGAGCCTCTGGAGGGCTCAGAGGACAGGATCATTACCATTACAGGCACACAGGACCAGATTCAGAACGCCCAGTATCTACTACAGAACAG TGTGAAGCAGTACTCCGGTCGGTTCTTCTAG
- the LOC127422464 gene encoding heterogeneous nuclear ribonucleoprotein K isoform X6 — protein MDTEIEQQEEETTFSNTDTNGKRPAEDMDEEQAFKRSRNTDELVELRVLLQSKNAGAVIGKGGKNIKALRTDYNASVSVPDSSGPERILSVSADIETIGEILLKIIPTLEEYQHYSGTDFDCELRLLIHQSLAGGIIGVKGAKIKELRESTQTTIKLFQECCPHSTDRVVLVGGKPERVVECIKVILELIAEAPIKGRAQPYDPNFYDETYDYGGFTMMYEERSRRPMGGFPIRGRGGFDRMPPARGGRPMPSSRRDHDDMSPRRGPPPPPPGRGGRGGSRARNLPLPPPLPPRGGDRRGRPGDRYESMSGGGYGGRGSYSDIGGPVITTQVTIPKDLAGSIIGKGGQRIKQIRHESGASIKIDEPLEGSEDRIITITGTQDQIQNAQYLLQNSVKQYSGRFF, from the exons GCAAGCGCCCCGCTGAGGACATGGATGAGGAGCAGGCATTCAAACGCTCTCGCAACACGGATGAATTGGTGGAACTCAGGGTCCTTCTCCAGAGCAAA AATGCGGGGGCTGTGATTGGAAAGGGGGGCAAGAACATTAAAGCCTTGCGCACGGAT TACAATGCCAGTGTATCAGTCCCAGACAGCAGTGGCCCAGAGCG TATCCTGAGTGTGAGTGCAGATATCGAGACCATTGGTGAGATTCTGCTGAAGATCATCCCTACTCTGGAGGAG TATCAACACTACAGTGGGACCGACTTTGACTGTGAGCTGCGTCTGCTGATTCATCAGAGTTTGGCTGGAGGCATTATTGGAGTCAAAGGTGCCAAGATCAAGGAACTGAGGGAG AGCACCCAGACAACCATCAAGCTCTTCCAGGAGTGCTGTCCCCATTCTACTGACCGTGTGGTGTTAGTCGGGGGTAAACCTGAGCGTGTTGTTGAATGCATCAAGGTCATTCTGGAGCTGATTGCAGAG GCACCCATCAAAGGTCGAGCCCAGCCCTATGACCCAAACTTTTACGATGAAACCTATGACTATGGTGGCTTTACCATGATGTATGAGGAGAGAAGTCGACGGCCTATGGGAGGGTTCCCGATCCGAGGCCGGGGAGGGTTTGATCGCATGCCTCCAGCACGTGGTGGTCGTCCCATGCCCTCTTCCAGACGGGACCATGATGACATGAGCCCCCGCCGTGGACCGCCTCCACCCCCGCCAGGGAGAGGAGGACGTGGGGGTAGTAGGGCCCGAAATCTGCCTCTGCCCCCACCACTACCACCAAGAGGAGG TGACCGAAGAGGGCGACCTGGGGACCGTTACGAGAGCATG AGTGGAGGTGGATATG GTGGTCGAGGTTCTTACAGTGACATTGGAGGGCCGGTTATTACAACACAAGTGACCATCCCCAAAGAT CTGGCCGGCTCCATCATTGGGAAAGGCGGGCAGAGGATCAAACAGATCCGTCATGAGTCAGGAGCATCTATCAAAATCGACGAGCCTCTGGAGGGCTCAGAGGACAGGATCATTACCATTACAGGCACACAGGACCAGATTCAGAACGCCCAGTATCTACTACAGAACAG TGTGAAGCAGTACTCCGGTCGGTTCTTCTAG
- the LOC127422464 gene encoding heterogeneous nuclear ribonucleoprotein K isoform X3 translates to MDTEIEQQEEETTFSNTDTNGKRPAEDMDEEQAFKRSRNTDELVELRVLLQSKNAGAVIGKGGKNIKALRTDYNASVSVPDSSGPERILSVSADIETIGEILLKIIPTLEEYQHYSGTDFDCELRLLIHQSLAGGIIGVKGAKIKELRESTQTTIKLFQECCPHSTDRVVLVGGKPERVVECIKVILELIAEAPIKGRAQPYDPNFYDETYDYGGFTMMYEERSRRPMGGFPIRGRGGFDRMPPARGGRPMPSSRRDHDDMSPRRGPPPPPPGRGGRGGSRARNLPLPPPLPPRGGGDRFSHQSYHSNMDDRPNSDRRGRPGDRYESMSGGGYGGRGSYSDIGGPVITTQVTIPKDLAGSIIGKGGQRIKQIRHESGASIKIDEPLEGSEDRIITITGTQDQIQNAQYLLQNSVKQYSGRFF, encoded by the exons GCAAGCGCCCCGCTGAGGACATGGATGAGGAGCAGGCATTCAAACGCTCTCGCAACACGGATGAATTGGTGGAACTCAGGGTCCTTCTCCAGAGCAAA AATGCGGGGGCTGTGATTGGAAAGGGGGGCAAGAACATTAAAGCCTTGCGCACGGAT TACAATGCCAGTGTATCAGTCCCAGACAGCAGTGGCCCAGAGCG TATCCTGAGTGTGAGTGCAGATATCGAGACCATTGGTGAGATTCTGCTGAAGATCATCCCTACTCTGGAGGAG TATCAACACTACAGTGGGACCGACTTTGACTGTGAGCTGCGTCTGCTGATTCATCAGAGTTTGGCTGGAGGCATTATTGGAGTCAAAGGTGCCAAGATCAAGGAACTGAGGGAG AGCACCCAGACAACCATCAAGCTCTTCCAGGAGTGCTGTCCCCATTCTACTGACCGTGTGGTGTTAGTCGGGGGTAAACCTGAGCGTGTTGTTGAATGCATCAAGGTCATTCTGGAGCTGATTGCAGAG GCACCCATCAAAGGTCGAGCCCAGCCCTATGACCCAAACTTTTACGATGAAACCTATGACTATGGTGGCTTTACCATGATGTATGAGGAGAGAAGTCGACGGCCTATGGGAGGGTTCCCGATCCGAGGCCGGGGAGGGTTTGATCGCATGCCTCCAGCACGTGGTGGTCGTCCCATGCCCTCTTCCAGACGGGACCATGATGACATGAGCCCCCGCCGTGGACCGCCTCCACCCCCGCCAGGGAGAGGAGGACGTGGGGGTAGTAGGGCCCGAAATCTGCCTCTGCCCCCACCACTACCACCAAGAGGAGG aggtGATAGATTTTCTCACCAGAGCTATCACAGCAATATGGATGACAGACCAAA CAGTGACCGAAGAGGGCGACCTGGGGACCGTTACGAGAGCATG AGTGGAGGTGGATATG GTGGTCGAGGTTCTTACAGTGACATTGGAGGGCCGGTTATTACAACACAAGTGACCATCCCCAAAGAT CTGGCCGGCTCCATCATTGGGAAAGGCGGGCAGAGGATCAAACAGATCCGTCATGAGTCAGGAGCATCTATCAAAATCGACGAGCCTCTGGAGGGCTCAGAGGACAGGATCATTACCATTACAGGCACACAGGACCAGATTCAGAACGCCCAGTATCTACTACAGAACAG TGTGAAGCAGTACTCCGGTCGGTTCTTCTAG
- the LOC127422464 gene encoding heterogeneous nuclear ribonucleoprotein K isoform X1: protein MDTEIEQQEEETTFSNTDTNGKRPAEDMDEEQAFKRSRNTDELVELRVLLQSKNAGAVIGKGGKNIKALRTDYNASVSVPDSSGPERILSVSADIETIGEILLKIIPTLEEYQHYSGTDFDCELRLLIHQSLAGGIIGVKGAKIKELRESTQTTIKLFQECCPHSTDRVVLVGGKPERVVECIKVILELIAEAPIKGRAQPYDPNFYDETYDYGGFTMMYEERSRRPMGGFPIRGRGGFDRMPPARGGRPMPSSRRDHDDMSPRRGPPPPPPGRGGRGGSRARNLPLPPPLPPRGGGDRFSHQSYHSNMDDRPNSDRRGRPGDRYESMSGGGYDNNSSWEPFQSGGRGSYSDIGGPVITTQVTIPKDLAGSIIGKGGQRIKQIRHESGASIKIDEPLEGSEDRIITITGTQDQIQNAQYLLQNSVKQYSGRFF from the exons GCAAGCGCCCCGCTGAGGACATGGATGAGGAGCAGGCATTCAAACGCTCTCGCAACACGGATGAATTGGTGGAACTCAGGGTCCTTCTCCAGAGCAAA AATGCGGGGGCTGTGATTGGAAAGGGGGGCAAGAACATTAAAGCCTTGCGCACGGAT TACAATGCCAGTGTATCAGTCCCAGACAGCAGTGGCCCAGAGCG TATCCTGAGTGTGAGTGCAGATATCGAGACCATTGGTGAGATTCTGCTGAAGATCATCCCTACTCTGGAGGAG TATCAACACTACAGTGGGACCGACTTTGACTGTGAGCTGCGTCTGCTGATTCATCAGAGTTTGGCTGGAGGCATTATTGGAGTCAAAGGTGCCAAGATCAAGGAACTGAGGGAG AGCACCCAGACAACCATCAAGCTCTTCCAGGAGTGCTGTCCCCATTCTACTGACCGTGTGGTGTTAGTCGGGGGTAAACCTGAGCGTGTTGTTGAATGCATCAAGGTCATTCTGGAGCTGATTGCAGAG GCACCCATCAAAGGTCGAGCCCAGCCCTATGACCCAAACTTTTACGATGAAACCTATGACTATGGTGGCTTTACCATGATGTATGAGGAGAGAAGTCGACGGCCTATGGGAGGGTTCCCGATCCGAGGCCGGGGAGGGTTTGATCGCATGCCTCCAGCACGTGGTGGTCGTCCCATGCCCTCTTCCAGACGGGACCATGATGACATGAGCCCCCGCCGTGGACCGCCTCCACCCCCGCCAGGGAGAGGAGGACGTGGGGGTAGTAGGGCCCGAAATCTGCCTCTGCCCCCACCACTACCACCAAGAGGAGG aggtGATAGATTTTCTCACCAGAGCTATCACAGCAATATGGATGACAGACCAAA CAGTGACCGAAGAGGGCGACCTGGGGACCGTTACGAGAGCATG AGTGGAGGTGGATATG ACAATAATTCTTCTTGGGAGCCTTTCCAGTCTG GTGGTCGAGGTTCTTACAGTGACATTGGAGGGCCGGTTATTACAACACAAGTGACCATCCCCAAAGAT CTGGCCGGCTCCATCATTGGGAAAGGCGGGCAGAGGATCAAACAGATCCGTCATGAGTCAGGAGCATCTATCAAAATCGACGAGCCTCTGGAGGGCTCAGAGGACAGGATCATTACCATTACAGGCACACAGGACCAGATTCAGAACGCCCAGTATCTACTACAGAACAG TGTGAAGCAGTACTCCGGTCGGTTCTTCTAG
- the LOC127422464 gene encoding heterogeneous nuclear ribonucleoprotein K isoform X2 encodes MDTEIEQQEEETTFSNTDTNGKRPAEDMDEEQAFKRSRNTDELVELRVLLQSKNAGAVIGKGGKNIKALRTDYNASVSVPDSSGPERILSVSADIETIGEILLKIIPTLEEYQHYSGTDFDCELRLLIHQSLAGGIIGVKGAKIKELRESTQTTIKLFQECCPHSTDRVVLVGGKPERVVECIKVILELIAEAPIKGRAQPYDPNFYDETYDYGGFTMMYEERSRRPMGGFPIRGRGGFDRMPPARGGRPMPSSRRDHDDMSPRRGPPPPPPGRGGRGGSRARNLPLPPPLPPRGGGDRFSHQSYHSNMDDRPNDRRGRPGDRYESMSGGGYDNNSSWEPFQSGGRGSYSDIGGPVITTQVTIPKDLAGSIIGKGGQRIKQIRHESGASIKIDEPLEGSEDRIITITGTQDQIQNAQYLLQNSVKQYSGRFF; translated from the exons GCAAGCGCCCCGCTGAGGACATGGATGAGGAGCAGGCATTCAAACGCTCTCGCAACACGGATGAATTGGTGGAACTCAGGGTCCTTCTCCAGAGCAAA AATGCGGGGGCTGTGATTGGAAAGGGGGGCAAGAACATTAAAGCCTTGCGCACGGAT TACAATGCCAGTGTATCAGTCCCAGACAGCAGTGGCCCAGAGCG TATCCTGAGTGTGAGTGCAGATATCGAGACCATTGGTGAGATTCTGCTGAAGATCATCCCTACTCTGGAGGAG TATCAACACTACAGTGGGACCGACTTTGACTGTGAGCTGCGTCTGCTGATTCATCAGAGTTTGGCTGGAGGCATTATTGGAGTCAAAGGTGCCAAGATCAAGGAACTGAGGGAG AGCACCCAGACAACCATCAAGCTCTTCCAGGAGTGCTGTCCCCATTCTACTGACCGTGTGGTGTTAGTCGGGGGTAAACCTGAGCGTGTTGTTGAATGCATCAAGGTCATTCTGGAGCTGATTGCAGAG GCACCCATCAAAGGTCGAGCCCAGCCCTATGACCCAAACTTTTACGATGAAACCTATGACTATGGTGGCTTTACCATGATGTATGAGGAGAGAAGTCGACGGCCTATGGGAGGGTTCCCGATCCGAGGCCGGGGAGGGTTTGATCGCATGCCTCCAGCACGTGGTGGTCGTCCCATGCCCTCTTCCAGACGGGACCATGATGACATGAGCCCCCGCCGTGGACCGCCTCCACCCCCGCCAGGGAGAGGAGGACGTGGGGGTAGTAGGGCCCGAAATCTGCCTCTGCCCCCACCACTACCACCAAGAGGAGG aggtGATAGATTTTCTCACCAGAGCTATCACAGCAATATGGATGACAGACCAAA TGACCGAAGAGGGCGACCTGGGGACCGTTACGAGAGCATG AGTGGAGGTGGATATG ACAATAATTCTTCTTGGGAGCCTTTCCAGTCTG GTGGTCGAGGTTCTTACAGTGACATTGGAGGGCCGGTTATTACAACACAAGTGACCATCCCCAAAGAT CTGGCCGGCTCCATCATTGGGAAAGGCGGGCAGAGGATCAAACAGATCCGTCATGAGTCAGGAGCATCTATCAAAATCGACGAGCCTCTGGAGGGCTCAGAGGACAGGATCATTACCATTACAGGCACACAGGACCAGATTCAGAACGCCCAGTATCTACTACAGAACAG TGTGAAGCAGTACTCCGGTCGGTTCTTCTAG
- the LOC127422464 gene encoding heterogeneous nuclear ribonucleoprotein K isoform X4, which yields MDTEIEQQEEETTFSNTDTNGKRPAEDMDEEQAFKRSRNTDELVELRVLLQSKNAGAVIGKGGKNIKALRTDYNASVSVPDSSGPERILSVSADIETIGEILLKIIPTLEEYQHYSGTDFDCELRLLIHQSLAGGIIGVKGAKIKELRESTQTTIKLFQECCPHSTDRVVLVGGKPERVVECIKVILELIAEAPIKGRAQPYDPNFYDETYDYGGFTMMYEERSRRPMGGFPIRGRGGFDRMPPARGGRPMPSSRRDHDDMSPRRGPPPPPPGRGGRGGSRARNLPLPPPLPPRGGGDRFSHQSYHSNMDDRPNDRRGRPGDRYESMSGGGYGGRGSYSDIGGPVITTQVTIPKDLAGSIIGKGGQRIKQIRHESGASIKIDEPLEGSEDRIITITGTQDQIQNAQYLLQNSVKQYSGRFF from the exons GCAAGCGCCCCGCTGAGGACATGGATGAGGAGCAGGCATTCAAACGCTCTCGCAACACGGATGAATTGGTGGAACTCAGGGTCCTTCTCCAGAGCAAA AATGCGGGGGCTGTGATTGGAAAGGGGGGCAAGAACATTAAAGCCTTGCGCACGGAT TACAATGCCAGTGTATCAGTCCCAGACAGCAGTGGCCCAGAGCG TATCCTGAGTGTGAGTGCAGATATCGAGACCATTGGTGAGATTCTGCTGAAGATCATCCCTACTCTGGAGGAG TATCAACACTACAGTGGGACCGACTTTGACTGTGAGCTGCGTCTGCTGATTCATCAGAGTTTGGCTGGAGGCATTATTGGAGTCAAAGGTGCCAAGATCAAGGAACTGAGGGAG AGCACCCAGACAACCATCAAGCTCTTCCAGGAGTGCTGTCCCCATTCTACTGACCGTGTGGTGTTAGTCGGGGGTAAACCTGAGCGTGTTGTTGAATGCATCAAGGTCATTCTGGAGCTGATTGCAGAG GCACCCATCAAAGGTCGAGCCCAGCCCTATGACCCAAACTTTTACGATGAAACCTATGACTATGGTGGCTTTACCATGATGTATGAGGAGAGAAGTCGACGGCCTATGGGAGGGTTCCCGATCCGAGGCCGGGGAGGGTTTGATCGCATGCCTCCAGCACGTGGTGGTCGTCCCATGCCCTCTTCCAGACGGGACCATGATGACATGAGCCCCCGCCGTGGACCGCCTCCACCCCCGCCAGGGAGAGGAGGACGTGGGGGTAGTAGGGCCCGAAATCTGCCTCTGCCCCCACCACTACCACCAAGAGGAGG aggtGATAGATTTTCTCACCAGAGCTATCACAGCAATATGGATGACAGACCAAA TGACCGAAGAGGGCGACCTGGGGACCGTTACGAGAGCATG AGTGGAGGTGGATATG GTGGTCGAGGTTCTTACAGTGACATTGGAGGGCCGGTTATTACAACACAAGTGACCATCCCCAAAGAT CTGGCCGGCTCCATCATTGGGAAAGGCGGGCAGAGGATCAAACAGATCCGTCATGAGTCAGGAGCATCTATCAAAATCGACGAGCCTCTGGAGGGCTCAGAGGACAGGATCATTACCATTACAGGCACACAGGACCAGATTCAGAACGCCCAGTATCTACTACAGAACAG TGTGAAGCAGTACTCCGGTCGGTTCTTCTAG
- the LOC127422464 gene encoding heterogeneous nuclear ribonucleoprotein K isoform X7, whose amino-acid sequence MDTEIEQQEEETTFSNTDTNGKRPAEDMDEEQAFKRSRNTDELVELRVLLQSKNAGAVIGKGGKNIKALRTDYQHYSGTDFDCELRLLIHQSLAGGIIGVKGAKIKELRESTQTTIKLFQECCPHSTDRVVLVGGKPERVVECIKVILELIAEAPIKGRAQPYDPNFYDETYDYGGFTMMYEERSRRPMGGFPIRGRGGFDRMPPARGGRPMPSSRRDHDDMSPRRGPPPPPPGRGGRGGSRARNLPLPPPLPPRGGGDRFSHQSYHSNMDDRPNSDRRGRPGDRYESMSGGGYDNNSSWEPFQSGGRGSYSDIGGPVITTQVTIPKDLAGSIIGKGGQRIKQIRHESGASIKIDEPLEGSEDRIITITGTQDQIQNAQYLLQNSVKQYSGRFF is encoded by the exons GCAAGCGCCCCGCTGAGGACATGGATGAGGAGCAGGCATTCAAACGCTCTCGCAACACGGATGAATTGGTGGAACTCAGGGTCCTTCTCCAGAGCAAA AATGCGGGGGCTGTGATTGGAAAGGGGGGCAAGAACATTAAAGCCTTGCGCACGGAT TATCAACACTACAGTGGGACCGACTTTGACTGTGAGCTGCGTCTGCTGATTCATCAGAGTTTGGCTGGAGGCATTATTGGAGTCAAAGGTGCCAAGATCAAGGAACTGAGGGAG AGCACCCAGACAACCATCAAGCTCTTCCAGGAGTGCTGTCCCCATTCTACTGACCGTGTGGTGTTAGTCGGGGGTAAACCTGAGCGTGTTGTTGAATGCATCAAGGTCATTCTGGAGCTGATTGCAGAG GCACCCATCAAAGGTCGAGCCCAGCCCTATGACCCAAACTTTTACGATGAAACCTATGACTATGGTGGCTTTACCATGATGTATGAGGAGAGAAGTCGACGGCCTATGGGAGGGTTCCCGATCCGAGGCCGGGGAGGGTTTGATCGCATGCCTCCAGCACGTGGTGGTCGTCCCATGCCCTCTTCCAGACGGGACCATGATGACATGAGCCCCCGCCGTGGACCGCCTCCACCCCCGCCAGGGAGAGGAGGACGTGGGGGTAGTAGGGCCCGAAATCTGCCTCTGCCCCCACCACTACCACCAAGAGGAGG aggtGATAGATTTTCTCACCAGAGCTATCACAGCAATATGGATGACAGACCAAA CAGTGACCGAAGAGGGCGACCTGGGGACCGTTACGAGAGCATG AGTGGAGGTGGATATG ACAATAATTCTTCTTGGGAGCCTTTCCAGTCTG GTGGTCGAGGTTCTTACAGTGACATTGGAGGGCCGGTTATTACAACACAAGTGACCATCCCCAAAGAT CTGGCCGGCTCCATCATTGGGAAAGGCGGGCAGAGGATCAAACAGATCCGTCATGAGTCAGGAGCATCTATCAAAATCGACGAGCCTCTGGAGGGCTCAGAGGACAGGATCATTACCATTACAGGCACACAGGACCAGATTCAGAACGCCCAGTATCTACTACAGAACAG TGTGAAGCAGTACTCCGGTCGGTTCTTCTAG